One region of Lagopus muta isolate bLagMut1 chromosome 13, bLagMut1 primary, whole genome shotgun sequence genomic DNA includes:
- the VAMP7 gene encoding vesicle-associated membrane protein 7: MAILFAVVARGTTILAKHAWCGGNFLEVTEQILAKIPSENNKLTYSHGNYLFHYICQDRIIYLCITDDDFERSRAFNFLNEIKKRFQTTYGSRAQTALPYAMNSEFSSVLAAQLKYHSESKGTDQVAETQAQVDELKGIMVRNIDLVAQRGEKLELLIDKTENLVDSSVTFKTTSRNLARAMCMKNLKLTIIIIIVSIVIIYIIVSAACGGLAWPSCVQK, translated from the exons ATGGCtattctttttgctgttgtggCGAGGGGCACAACTATCCTTGCCAAGCATGCCTGGTGTGGAGGAAACTTCCTGGAGGTGACAGAGCAGATCCTGGCAAAGATACCTTCTGAAAACAACAAACTGACCTATTCACATGGGAA TTATCTGTTTCATTACATCTGCCAAGATAGGATTATATACCTCTGCATCACGGATGAT GACTTTGAACGTTCCAGAGCCTTCAACTTCCTGAATGAAATCAAGAAGAGGTTTCAGACCACGTATGGCTCAAGAGCACAGACAGCCCTTCCCTATGCAATGAACAGCGAGTTCTCGAGTGTCTTAGCCGCACAGCTG AAATACCACTCGGAGAGCAAGGGCACTGACCAGGTAGCAGAGACACAAGCCCAAGTTGATGAACTTAAAGGAATCATGGTTCGAAACATAG acCTCGTGGCACAGAGAGGAGAGAAGCTGGAGTTGCTGATCGATAAAACAGAGAATCTCGTGGATTCT TCAGTCACTTTCAAAACTACCAGCAGGAACCTTGCTAGAGCCATGTGTATGAAGAACCTCAAGCTTACCATCATCATAATCATTGTATCAATT gtTATCATCTATATCATCGTATCGGCTGCCTGCGGTGGGCTTGCGTGGCCAAGCTGTGTGCAGAAGTAA